Genomic segment of Rhodocaloribacter litoris:
CGTCTGCACCGCAAGGTAGAGCAGTCCATCGAGCAGATCCTGTACCTGGCCCTCCGTAAGCGTGAGGGTTCGGTTGAACCCCATGTCCGTTCCGGGATCCCCGGAAAAGTTGAGGAGGAGATTCTTAACGTGTTCACCCGGAAGGCCGGGCACGCCACGATAGAGATCGACCTGGCTCCATGGCGCACGCAGGCCAGAGAAGAAACCGGCCAGGCGCAGCCGGTCCTTTTCCAGCGTAGCCAGCATGCTGCCGCGCGCGAGGAGCAGCCCTTGCCAGCGCTCCGAGAGCTCCGTCCCGGCGAGCACAGGAGCCACGACCGGCAGCACCTGCACCGGCCCGCCGAGGCGAACGGACGGCTCGATCGTGCTGAGATGAAGGTAGAACCGCCCCGCGTGCAGGGCCTGTATCTGTGCTTCGGTGAGCGCAACGGTGGCCTCCACACCTCCGCTGTGGGCCGCCGGCGCCGGCACGGCCAGCGCCAGGTTCTGGATGAGGGTCCCCCCCTGCTCCGGGATACCCTCGTACAGGTCGATCCGGGCCCAGGGATGGCGTAGTGCAGAGAAGAAGACGACGAGATGGAGGGCGTGGCCGCTCAGCGTGGCCGATGCCCCTCCTTTGAGGACAGGCTGACCCTGCTCCTCCTCCACGAACGAAGCCTGAAAGAGGGGCGTCGTGCTGCTCAGGTCATAGTACCAGAGCCCATCGCCCCGCCCCACCCACAACCGGTCCGGGCGACCGAGCAATGTGAGCAAGGAGGCGGGGATCTGGTTCCGGAGCACCCAGGTGGCGCCGTGGTCGTCGGAGGAATAGAGGGCATAGCCCTGGTGCTGGACTCCGGCATACAGGCGCGCGCCGCAGGCGGCCAGCGCCAGCACGTCGGCCCCCTGCGGAAAAGCCCCCTGCAGGTGCACCCAGCCGTCTCCACGCAGGGAGCTCCGATAGATCCCGTCGGAGGTGCCGGCCAGCAGAAAGGAGCCGGACGGCAGCAGGGTGTATGCGATGGCATGCGGCTGCGGGCCCAGCGGGATGCTCGTCCAGGTGCCTGCACCGGACGACCGTACCCACACTTGCCCGCTTCCCCCCGCGCCGGCCACGAGCGCGCGCCCACTCGTGGCGAGGGTGCGTACCGAGGATGCGCCCAGCCCCTGGCTGAAGTCCTGCCAGACGGCCGGTTGTTGCAGGTTGAGCACGTAAACGCCGGCATCGGTACCGGCGTAGAGGCTGTCACCGCGCACCGCAAGGGACAAGACGCGCCGGGCCAGTCCTGTGAGCCCACTCCCCGGGCTCGACCACGAGGCCCCGCCATCGGAACTGACGAAAACACCGCTACCCAGGGTTCCGGCAAAGAGGTTCGTTTCATGGGCGAGCAGCGCATACACGCCGTGATCCTGCGCGTCCACCGGCAGGCTGGCAGCCGCCTCCCAGCTCTCTCCGCCGTCGAGGCTGGTGTAGACCCGGCTGAAGGTGGCGGCGTAGAGCCGATCCGTACCGGCAGCGAGGGCGACGATCTCTGCGGCAGGTAGTGCCTCTACCCGCCTGGCCTCCTGAGCCAGAGCACCCGCACCGCCAGACAGCACCAGAAAGCCCGGAAGGACAAGTCGTAACATATTGATGTTTTCCATTGAGTTGCGACGTGACGGATGAGCAAGACATGGCGTCCCCGTCCCGTGATGGCCACGCAGGGCTGAACACGCCGGAGAACTACGGCCTCTGCGTGGCAGTGCCGGGGGAAGTCCCGACCGGAAGCCGTTCCATCTGCTGCGGCGTGAAGTCGAAGTAGGGCGTGGCGGGCTTCTCGCCCGGGGCAACGGCCGCGGGCATGGGTTCCCCCCTGGGTCCGAGCGCATGGATGAAGCGGTAGATGGCGCGGGCGTCGGCCTCGGAGAGCGCGTTCACGTTCATCCACGGCATCGGCGGCCGCTCTTTTCGCGTGCGAAGGACCTGGACGAAAGCGTCCTCGGAGAGTGACTGCACGATCAGCCGGAGATTCGACGGATACGTCGTGCCCCATGGCCCGCGCCACCCGATGGGGGAGCCGACGAGCCAGTCGGCCTCGGGCACCTGCCCGCCCTCCTCCCAGCCGGGCGTGTGGCAGTCATTGCACGCACCGACCGTGACAAGGTAGCGACCCGCCGAGACCGGATCGGCCGCGAGGACGCGGGGCATGCTTCCCTCCGAGACGCCGGCGCGCCCCCGATCGCAACCGGCCGAGGCGAGCGCGACGCCACCGGCTAGGAGAAAAGCTGCAATCCGCCATGGTGCCATGCATCGAAGAGTCGTTTTCATGGTCAGGACACCCCGGGGTCCAGCATGCTGGCAGTATCTCTTTGAGGCGCGCCGCAGTCCCGGGGTGCGTCCCGGCAGGACAAGTCACCCCGGGGTGCAGGCACGGTGCCTTCTGGCACATGGTAGGCGCCCCGGCAGGTTATCGCGCAGGGAACGCCCCGAAGCCGGACCCATGATAGGACGGCAACCCGTTCGTCCACATGGGACGATCTTCCTATTTTTGACGTCGCCCGGCGCCGGTACCGCCCGGGCCGTTCCTTTCCCCATAGAATCCTTGAAGCCGGCGGGCTTCCCTTGCTCGCCAACCTCACCGAAAAACGTGAATTCGTCTGGCCGAGCCGCGCACCTATTGGCAAAACCAGGGAGCGAACGTACACTCAGGCCATTGTCCCGGCAGGACGCAGTGTACCCCTCACTGGCGAGTGCAGCCTATTTCCTCCGCGAGGTTCACATACGTGCCGGCCTCCCACCGGCCAGCTCCGGAGAACGAGCGCTTCATGCAGTACCTGCCTGTGGCACCACGCTTCTTGCAGGTACACTGCCATGAGCTTGATGATCTCGGGTGCCGACCTGGCCCGTCTGGAGCGGGCCTCCCATGCGCTGCTCAGCCCCCTTGCGGTTCCCAGTGTGGAGGCCTGGCGTCATGAGGCGATGCGCGTCGTGTGCGAGGCCCTCGGCGCACAAACCGGCGCCTTCACGATGCCGGGGCATGCCCGGGTGGTGCAGGTCTATAATCTCGACGAGCACGTCGCGCAGGCTGCAGACCGCTACCTCAGCGCCACGTGGTCAGAACGGGGACGCTCGCCCGATCCGATCCTGGACAGGTTCTACCGCCTCCTCGTGCGGCAGCAGGTCGAGGTGTGGGACATGCATGTGGCGGATCACCTCCTGGGCGGCACCGGTGCGGCCTGGAATAACCGGTTCTGCCGCGAGGTGCTAAGGCCAAACGGCCTGGACGACACCCACGCCCTGTTCGTGCCGTTGTGCCGGGGCAGCACGACTCTCGCCGTTCACAACTTCTACCGCCGTGTGGAGCCCGGCCAGAAGCTCCCGCTCCTCCGCATGTTGCTTCCCGCCTTCAAGGCCGGCCTCGACACGCTCGCCAGGCTCGACGCCCAGCGCACCGCCCTCGACGTGCTGACGGAACCGCTCATCATCTTCAGCGTGGATGGCCGGGAACTGCACCGCAACCCCGCGCTCGTGTTCCTGCTCGTCTCCGATCCCGAGCAAGAGCACCTGCTCGGTGCGTTGTGCCGGATGGCCCGCCGGTTGTGTGAACTGGGCTTCGGGCGGAGGTCCCGCGGCGAAGACCCCTTCGCCCTCGCACAGCAGCCGGTCAGAACCCGTAAGACGCGGTACCGCCTGCGGGGGACGCTCCTGGCAGCCAGCCCCTTCGGACAGGACGGCGCCGTCATGATCTCCGTTACGGCCGAGACCGCCCCGGTGCTGCCCTCCGTCGATACCCTGCGCGAGCGGTTCGGGCTGACGAAACGGGAGGCCGAGGTCGCCCTCCTGCTGGCCGAAGGCCTCTCCAACGACGCCCTTGCCGGGCGCCTCTCCATCAGCCCCCACACGGCACCACACCGAACAGATTTTCGCCAAGCTGGGACTGAACTCGCGGAGCGCCCTCACCCTCAGACTCCTTCAGCTCCCCTGAACCCGGTGTGCGTCGCTCCCGTACCCCTGCAAGCAAAGACGCCCCGGAACCACGACTCTGGCGGGTTCCGGGGCGTCGTTCGAAGCGTGCCCGGGAGGATTCGAACCCCCGACCTTCTGATCCGTAGTCAGACGCTCTATCCAGCTGAGCTACGGGCACAAGACAGCGGTTTCAACGCACAGCGCGTGCGGGAGGTCCCAAAATAGGCGTGTGGCCGGCACGGGTGCAAGTGAAGAATCGTTGCAAAGTATCCTTCGCCCGGACGGCCTATCTTGGAGGGTTGCAGGCTGCGGTTGAACCTCTTTCCGAGGATGGACTACGACACGATCATCGTGGGAGGCGGGCTGGCGGGTGCGGCGGCGGCGCTCCACCTGAGCCGGACCGAGCGGGTGCTCCTGGTGGAGGCGGAACGGCCGGCCGCGGGGGCCTCTGGCGCGGCAGCCGGGCTGGTCAACCCGCTCATGGGCCGGCGGGCCCGGCGCCCCTGGCAGGCTGAGCAGGCCCTCGAAGCCCTGCATGCCACCCTGGCGCTGGCCGGCGCCGCCGGGCTGTTTCGTCCCGGCCTGCTGCGCCCGGCAACCGACCCCGACCAGGCCGCCTGCTTCCGGGAGGCCGCACGGGCCCATCCCCATCTGGGATCGTGGTGCACGCCGGCCGAGGTGCGCGCCCTGTTCCCGCCGGTGCAGGCACCGCACGGCGCCCTGTACGTCCACGCCGGCGGGGCTGTGCCGGTACCCGCCTTCGTCGAGGCCATGCTGGCCGCGGCGCAGCGGCGTGGCACCGTCGTCCGGACCGGCACCCGGCTCACCGGCTGGCGCGAGACGGCCCGGTACGTCGAAGCCATCCTCGAACACGACAGCGACCGGACGCGCTGCCGCACCGGGCGGCTCCTCCTGGCCCCCGGTGCCGACTACACCCGCTTCCCGGCCCTGGCGGGACTGCCGCTGCACGGCGTCAAGGGACAGACGGTGCGGGTGAGGCTCCCCGGCCACGGCGACCTCGGCGCCCTGCCTTCGCTCTCCGGCAACGGGTACGTGGTCGTCGAGTCCGACACCCTCGTCGTCGGCAGCTCCTACGAACACCGGTTCCTCGACCGCCGGCCCTCGGACGAAACGTCCCGCCGGCTCCTGGCCCGGGCCGTCCGGATGCTGCCCCTCCTCCGACAGGCCCAACCCGTCTCGGCGACGGCGGGCGTGCGCGTGACCGTGCCCGGCCGCCGGCTCCCGCTCCTCGGCCCCCTCCCCGCTCACCCGCGGCTGTGGGTCTTCACCGGCCTCGGATCGAAGGGGTTGCTGATGGCGCCCTGGATCGCCCGCCACCTTGCCGGACCGGAAGCGATTCCGGCCGAGCTTCGCGTCCCGGAAAACCTGTGAGCGACCGGGAAGCAAAATTCAAAATCCCTCTTTTTACCATGGAAAAGCGCTTCCGGATTGTTTAATTTTGACGAACGGGGTGAGGATGGGATACTTTTTTTATACCTTGTTCGGTGCGCCCTCGCCGTCTTCCCCTACGGTGCATGCCTCCGACGGACGGCGGTGCCCCGGCATGCCCGCCCCGCGACGGCGCTCGCCATCCCCTTCCGCACTCATCGACTCCGGAGGTATAGAACCATGGCAGAAGTCACCACATCCTACATCGCCGACATCCTCGGCGACGAGGCGAGCTACCTGCTCGACCACAAGTGCACCACGATCCCCAAGGAACAGCTGCACCTGCCCGGCCCGGACTTCATCGACCGTGTCTGGCTCGGCTCCGACCGCTCGCCGCAGGTCCTGCGGTCGCTCCAGACGCTTTTCAACCACGGCCGGCTCGCCGGCACCGGCTACCTCTCGATCCTGCCCGTCGACCAGGGCATCGAACACGCGGCCGGCGCCTCCTTCGCCAAGAACCCCATCTACTTCGACCCGGAGAACATCGTCCGGCTCGCCATCGAGGGCGGTTGCAACGCCGTCGCCTCGACGTACGGGGTGCTCGGTGCCGTCGCCCGCAAGTATGCCCACAAAATCCCCTTCATCCTCAAGTTCAACCACAATGAGCTGCTGACCTACCCGAACACGTATGACCAGATCATGTTCGCACGGGTGGAGGAGGCATGGAACATGGGATGCGTGGCCGTCGGCGCCACGATCTATTTCGGCTCGCCGGAATCGAACCGGCAGATCCAGGAGGTCTCCGAGGCGTTCGCGCACGCGCACGAACTCGGCATGGCGACGATCCTCTGGTGCTACCTGCGCAACAACGCCTTCAAGGTCAACGGCGTCAACCATGAAACGAGCGCCGACCTGACGGGCCAGGCCAACCACCTCGG
This window contains:
- a CDS encoding CHRD domain-containing protein, with product MLRLVLPGFLVLSGGAGALAQEARRVEALPAAEIVALAAGTDRLYAATFSRVYTSLDGGESWEAAASLPVDAQDHGVYALLAHETNLFAGTLGSGVFVSSDGGASWSSPGSGLTGLARRVLSLAVRGDSLYAGTDAGVYVLNLQQPAVWQDFSQGLGASSVRTLATSGRALVAGAGGSGQVWVRSSGAGTWTSIPLGPQPHAIAYTLLPSGSFLLAGTSDGIYRSSLRGDGWVHLQGAFPQGADVLALAACGARLYAGVQHQGYALYSSDDHGATWVLRNQIPASLLTLLGRPDRLWVGRGDGLWYYDLSSTTPLFQASFVEEEQGQPVLKGGASATLSGHALHLVVFFSALRHPWARIDLYEGIPEQGGTLIQNLALAVPAPAAHSGGVEATVALTEAQIQALHAGRFYLHLSTIEPSVRLGGPVQVLPVVAPVLAGTELSERWQGLLLARGSMLATLEKDRLRLAGFFSGLRAPWSQVDLYRGVPGLPGEHVKNLLLNFSGDPGTDMGFNRTLTLTEGQVQDLLDGLLYLAVQTLRPDGEVRGQLLSHPNRAPGTSRILTPPGGNTILIGGTEAGDPVDPDTPLATISLAPADDPDGHRVVYLWQASRDPAFGPSTTTTVELGVDSLNLPLTVAGLAAVFEAAWSGHTPPLHTPVAFYHRAVTSDGARFSYGEAVTLTLVRGTITADEPLADLPRRFVLHGNYPNPFYPATTVVFDLPAAAEVTVEVFNLLGQRVLTVPAGLLAAGPSHRVQVDAAALPSGSYLYRLVMQRGDTVQVARGKMSLVR
- a CDS encoding cytochrome C → MPRVLAADPVSAGRYLVTVGACNDCHTPGWEEGGQVPEADWLVGSPIGWRGPWGTTYPSNLRLIVQSLSEDAFVQVLRTRKERPPMPWMNVNALSEADARAIYRFIHALGPRGEPMPAAVAPGEKPATPYFDFTPQQMERLPVGTSPGTATQRP
- a CDS encoding NAD(P)/FAD-dependent oxidoreductase; protein product: MDYDTIIVGGGLAGAAAALHLSRTERVLLVEAERPAAGASGAAAGLVNPLMGRRARRPWQAEQALEALHATLALAGAAGLFRPGLLRPATDPDQAACFREAARAHPHLGSWCTPAEVRALFPPVQAPHGALYVHAGGAVPVPAFVEAMLAAAQRRGTVVRTGTRLTGWRETARYVEAILEHDSDRTRCRTGRLLLAPGADYTRFPALAGLPLHGVKGQTVRVRLPGHGDLGALPSLSGNGYVVVESDTLVVGSSYEHRFLDRRPSDETSRRLLARAVRMLPLLRQAQPVSATAGVRVTVPGRRLPLLGPLPAHPRLWVFTGLGSKGLLMAPWIARHLAGPEAIPAELRVPENL
- a CDS encoding class I fructose-bisphosphate aldolase; this translates as MAEVTTSYIADILGDEASYLLDHKCTTIPKEQLHLPGPDFIDRVWLGSDRSPQVLRSLQTLFNHGRLAGTGYLSILPVDQGIEHAAGASFAKNPIYFDPENIVRLAIEGGCNAVASTYGVLGAVARKYAHKIPFILKFNHNELLTYPNTYDQIMFARVEEAWNMGCVAVGATIYFGSPESNRQIQEVSEAFAHAHELGMATILWCYLRNNAFKVNGVNHETSADLTGQANHLGATIEADILKQKQPTQNGGYKALNTGSSSYGKLDERIYTELTTDHPIDLTRYQVANGYMGRVGLINSGGASGKNDLQQAVKTAVINKRAGGMGLISGRKAFQRPMKEGVEILHAIQDVYLNKEVTIA